CGACAAGTTCTCGGTGCGGGCGTTGCTCGACGGCGGCATCGTGCCCGGCGCGCGTCTGCCCGAGTGGCGCGGTCGCCTCGAGTCGCTCGACATCGCGGGCCGCACGGCCTTTGCGCTGTCGGCGCCGGCCACGCTCGTGGCGGGCGCCGACCGCATCGAACTGGGCGAAGCGGTGTTCGTCGGCGAGCCCGGCCAGGTGCGCCTCGCCGTCACGAGCTGGACACCTGCGGGCATCCAGACCCGCGGCTCGTCGAGCGCGCTCGTGATCCGCACCATCCGGCAGATTCTCAACGTGCAGGGCGAAGTGGGTTCGAGCCTCGTGCTCGCGGGCGATTGGGACTTGCGCATCGGCGAGACGGTGGACGGGTTCGTTTCCATCCGGCGCGACCGGGGTGACGTGCGCGTCGGCGAGCCGAGGGTGGGATTGGGGCTCGAGACGCTTGCGCTTCGTGCGGACGCGAGTGCGGGGCGCGTGAAGGCGACAGCGGACATTCGTGGCACGCAGGCAGGCCAGTGGAAGGCAGAGGCGTCCGTGACGCTGCGACGCGGCGATGAAGGCTGGGAAGTTTCGCCGGTTGCGCCCGTGGAGGGCCATTTCACCGTCGATGTGCCGGACCTCGCGTGGACCGCGGCGTGGATCGGGCCGGAGGCGCGCGTGCGCGGCCGCCTTGCGGGGGAGGGCACGCTCGCGGGCACGTTGCGCGAGCCGACGTGGAGCGGACGGCTGGAAGCCACGGGACTTGCGGTTCGCGAGCCCACGCTGGGCGCGGAGGTGGCGGATGGCACGATCGCCATCCTGCTCAAGGACCGCGAGGCGCGCATCGAGCGCTTCACGCTCTCCATGCCCTGGCAGCCGTCGGAGGAAGCCGCGCGCGCGATCTCCGCGGTGAAATACCCCGCCACCGGAACGGTCACCGCCGAGGGCGCGATCGATCTCGGCACGCGCAAGGGGACCATCCGCGTGAAGGCCTTGGGGTATCCGTTGACGCGGCTTGCCACGCGCTTCCTTGCGGTGTCGGGAGAGGGTCGCGCCGAGCTGGATGGCAATTCGACCGTGATGACGGGTGAGTTCACGGCCGACGCCGGCTGGTTCGGCATCCCGGGTTCTGCGCCGCCTTCGCTATCGGACGACGTGATCGTGATTCGCGGGAGCCAGGCTCCGCTCGTGGCGAGGGACGCGGAGCACACGCGCATGGACCTGCGCGTGAACCTGGGCGAGCACCTGCACTTCCGGGGGCGCGGGCTTTCCACGCGGCTGGCGGGATCCTTGCGGCTCGCGGGCGAGCTTGGCGTCAACTTGCGCACGACAGGCACGATTCGCGCCGTGGGCGGCACCTACGATGCCTACGGCCGGACCCTCACTCTCGAGCGCGGCGCGCTCAACTTCCAGGGCCCCGTGGACAACCCCGGGATCAACATCCTCGCGCTGAGGAAGGGGCTGGCGGTGGAAGCCGGGGTCGAAGTGCTGGGCACGGTCGCGCGGCCGAAGGTGCGACTCGTGTCTTCTCCCGAGGTTCCCGAAGCGGAAAAGCTTGCCTGGCTCGTACTCGGTCGCGGCCGGGGCGACGTTTCCGCCGCCGATGCGGCCACGCTCGTCGGAGCGGCCAGCACCCTGCTGGGCGAGGGGGCCTTGCCCACGGCAAAGCTGATCGGCGGCCTGGGGCTCGACGAGGTGAGCGTCGGTTCCGGACTCGCATGGGGTCCTCGGGGCACTGCCCCAGAGCACCATCGCGGGACGGACAGGCGCAACGTCGGCAGCCGAGGTGGTCACCGTGGGCAAGCGCCTCTCCGACGATATCCATGTGTCCTACCGCCAGGGCCTGGCGGATGCGGAAGGATCGCTGAATGTGGCCTGGCAACTCACGCGAAGCCTGCAGCTCATCCTGCGCGCCGGCTACCTTCCCGGTGTGGATATCGCTTACCGCTTCACCTTCGACTGAAAACGCCAGGGGACAGACCCTCGAGGCCCTTCGGGCGCCATGCATGAGGGTCCGTACCTTGACTGCCCGTCCTTTTTTTTCCTAACCCCTGTCGGGGCTCTGCGAGGTGACCACCTCGCGCTCATCCAGCTCGGCTTCGATGGTCAGCAGCACCTCGTCGTTGATCTCGTCCGCGGCGTGCATCTCGTGCAGCCGGGAGCGCTCCGCCTCGATGGCCGACAGGCGCAGCCGCCGGGCGACGGCGATGCGCTCGGCGAGCCTGGTCGCCTGCTGGGGATCGGCTTCGCGAAGGGCGACCTTGTCCTCGTAGCGCTCCACCAGTTGCCGGGCGAAAGCGACGTCTTCGGGGTCCGCAAGCGATTGCTGCGCGGCCGTCACGGCGGCGATGGCCGCCCGCGCGACTTCCGCCCTCGCGGCGTTTTCGTCGGGCTTCTCGCGCGCATCGCTGCGCGCCTTGAGCTTGCGGATGATCCACGGCAGCGGAACGCCGTTCAAAGCGAGCGTGAGAATGATGGTGGCGGCGGCCAGGAAGACGACGAGTTCGCGTTCCGGAAACGGTGCGCCCGACATGGTGAGAATCGGCACCGAGAGGGCGGCGGCCAGCGTGATGGAACCGCGAACCGCGGCCCAGCTCACCAGGAACATCCGCCGGGAATCGGGGCCCGATTCGCCGCCTGCCCATCCCCAGTGCAGCCGGAAGCGCACGTGGGCGGAAGCCCACACCCAGCCGATCCGCAGCACCATCAGCAAGGCCCACAGCGCGAAGGCGTAGAACGCCAGCGCGCCCGCGTCGTAATGCCCCACGGCCGCGAGCATGTGACGAAGCTGCAGGCCGAGCAGCACGAACACCAGCCCGTTGAAGGTGTAGGAGAGCATCCGCCACACCTCGCGCGCATGGCGCCGGCCCTCGGGGGACAGCCCTTTCACCTCCTGCCCACCGGCCCACAATCCCGAGGCGACCACCGCGAGTATCCCCGAGACGTGCAATGACTCGGCCGTCAGGTAGGCCGCATAGGGAACGAGCACCGCCAGCAGCGTCTGCAGCATCTGGTCGTCGGCCTCGAAGCGCAGGAGCCGCTCGCGAAGCTTCCGGCCGCTCCACTCGATGATGATGCCGACGCACACGCCGCCGCCGGACAGGATCACGAACTGGCCGGTGACTTCGTTCATCGACACGGTGCTCGCCGCCGCGGCCGCCGCCACCGCGAGCTTGAAGGCGACGAGGCCGGTGGCGTCGTTGAGCAGGCTCTCGGCATTGACGATGTGCATCACGCGATTGGGCAACGGCAGCGCCGTCGTGGTCGCGACGGTGGCCACGGCATCCGTCGGGGAGACGATGGCACCCAGCGTGAAGGCGACCGCAAGCGGAATCGACGGGATGAGCCAGTGGATGAAATATCCCACGGTGACGACCGTGAGCACGACCAGGCCCAGCGCGAGGAGCAGCACCGGCCGCAGCACGTGCAGCAGGTCGCGGCGCGGCAGCATCCGCGCATCCGCGAAGAGGATCGGCGGGATGAAGAGCAGCAGGAAGAATTCCGGATCCACGCCGACCGCCTCGAGGCCCGGCAGGAAGGACGCGGCCGCTCCCACGACCACGAGGAAGACGGGCAACGGCAGGCGGCTGTAGCGGAAGAACGCGCCGGCCGCGGCGGTCAACAGAAGGAGGGCGAGGGTGAGCTGGACGACAGCCATGGGAAAGCCGGTCGGGGGGATCGAGGCGCTGCCGAATGTTACGGCGGGAAGCCGCTCCGGGACTTGAGCAGGCGCAAATTGAAAAAGGGGTCTGTCCCCTTTTCCTAAAGAGGGGACAGACCCCTTTTCGTCAAATCGCCTCGATCGCCGCGACGACCTTTTCACGAACCTGGCGGGCCATCGGCTCGATGTCCGCCCGGCCGGTGAGGGTCACCATCGTCTCGGGGTCGAGCACGGAAACGACCGTCTTCCCGTCCGCGGGGTTCTCGTACACCGTGACGTTGCAGGGAAGCAGCAGCCCGATGTCGATCTCGCTCGAGAGTGCCTGGAACGCGAATCCGGGATTGCAGGCGCCCAGGATCACGTACTTCGTGAAGTCCTTGTCGATCTTCTTCTTGAGGGTGGCCTTCACGTCGATCTCGGTGAGGATGCCGAAGCCCTGTTCCTTGAGCGTCGCGGTCACGCGCTCCACGGCCTGCTCGTAGGAAAGCGCAACCGTGCGCGAGTAGCCGTAGTTGCCCTTCTTCACGTTCGACATGTCTGTCGCTCCTGGCACAATGAGTCAGCAAGAGCTTATTTTACTCCCTCGGGGCGATCATGCCGCCGCAGTGCATGGGTCGTCACCGCCTCGAGCACGCGCCGCCGGCCCTCGTGCAGGTCGGCAGCATCGAGATCCTCCACGACGACGCACGCGATGCGGTCGCACGCGCTCGTGAAGCGGGGATAGCCGTCGAACTTGAAGTGTGGAACGGCCTGCCGCATGTCTGGCATGCTGTCGCCCACCTGCCCGAGGCGCGCCAGGCCGTTGCCCGCATCGGCAGGTTCATCCGCCGCGCCGTCCCTGACAAATTGCAGGCGTTGCCATCGCCACCGCCTTCCGCCGGAACCATGCCCATGCTCGGACTCATGCAGAAAGCCCCGCTGCTCATCTCGTCGCTCATCCGCCACGCCGACCGCCACCATGGCGACGTCGAGATCGTGTCGCGGCGTGTCGAAGGCGACCTCCACCGCACGACCTACCGCGAGTTGCACCGGCGCTCGCAGAAGCTCGCCAATGCGCTTGATGCGCTCGGCGTCGGGCCGGGGGACGTCGTCGGCACGCTCGCCTGGAACGGCTACCGCCACATGGAGCTCTACTACGGCGTGTCGGGCAAGGGCGCCGTCCTGCACACGATCAACCCGCGCCTGGCCCCGGACCAGGTCGCGTGGATCGCGAACCACGCGCAGGACAAGGCGCTCTTCTTCGACTTGACGTTCCTGCCGATCATCGAAAGGATGGCCCCGCATTTCCGGACCGTGAAGGCGTTCGTGGCGATGACCGACCGCGCGCACATGCCGCCCGGATCGCCCATCCCGAACCTCCTGTGCTACGAGGAATTGCTGGACGCTGCGCGCGACGGGTACCACTGGCCCGTCTTCGACGAGAACCAGGCCTCCTCGATCTGCTTCACCTCCGGCACGACCGGCAACCCGAAGGGCACGGTCTACAGCCATCGCTCGACGATGCTGCACACTTTCGCCATCGCGCTCCCCGATGCGCTCAACGTTTCCGCGCGCGACGTGGTCCTTCCCGTCGTGCCGATGTTCCACGTGAACGCCTGGGGCCTGCCCTACGCGTGCGCGATGGTGGGCGCCAGGCTCGTGTTCCCCGGCCCCGCCCTCGACGGGAAATCGGTTTACGAGCTGATCGAGGCCGAGAAGGTGACCGTGTCGGCGGGCGTGCCCACGGTGTGGCAGGGCCTGCTCAATCACACCGGCCTGCACCACCTGAAGTTCTCCACGATGCGGCGCACGGTGGTCGGCGGCGCGGCGCTTCCTCCGGCGATGCTGCGCCTGTTCGAGGAGCAATACGGCGTGGCGGCACTGCACGCGTGGGGCATGACGGAGATGAGCCCCCTGGGCACCGCCAACGCGCCGCGTCCCCGCCATGCCGATCTGGATCCCGAGGAGCGGTACAGGATCAAGGCGAAGCAGGGGCGCGCCGTTTTCGGTGTCGACATGCGGATCGTCGATGCGGATGGCAAGGAACTGCCGTGGGACGGCAACGCCTTCGGCGACCTCCAGGTGCGCGGTCCGTGGATCCTGCGCGAGTACCTGGAAGGCGACGGGGGCGATCCGCTCGTTACCGACGCGCAGGGGCTGCAGTGGTTCCCGACGGGCGACGTCGCGACCATCGACGCCGAGGGCTACATGCAGATCACCGACCGCAGCAAGGACGTGATCAAGTCGGGCGGCGAATGGATCAGCTCGATCGAGATCGAGAACGTGGCGGTGTCGCATCCAGCCGTCGCGATGGCGGCGTGCATCGGCCTGAAGCATCCCAAGTGGGACGAGCGGCCGCTGGTCGTGGTGATGAGAAAGCCCGACGCCCCGGTCACGCGCGAGGAGCTGCTTGCCCTGTATCAGGACCGGGTCGCGAAGTGGCAGGTGCCCGATGACGTCGTCTTCGTCGACGCGATCCCGCTGGGGGCGACCGGCAAGGTGCAGAAGAACAAGCTGCGCGAGCAGTTCCGCGACCACTTTTTCAGGCAGGACTGAATCAACGGGCGCTCGGGGGCACAAGACGTGATGCGCCCGCTTCGCGGCAGGACCGATCGGGGGGATGTCCTGCCCCTAAGCGCATCGCTCGCACCATGTTTTCGGCCACGACAACCGGCGACCAGCGGCTCGCTCTTACCTGACCACAAGGCGACGGATGAGCCACGGTACGCGTCGACGGCGAGCTACATTCTGGAAGTTCCGGGAACCGTACGCACCGATATCGACTAAGGGACAATGGGGGTGCTGCCCCTTCCGGG
The sequence above is a segment of the Betaproteobacteria bacterium genome. Coding sequences within it:
- a CDS encoding translocation/assembly module TamB domain-containing protein, producing MSPPRRISLLRRCVLGGAWATAAAAVAVAATAFWLLATASGAQFVFDRAAAFAGGRVGVVEGRLVGPLALEAIEIASPGLRVRARQVAFDWSPLRLLGSELRVVRLQAALLEISTAASSDPLREPATLALPLRLFVEQARVERLRVGTIGDDAGGVEFLDVSAKLAADRAAWILGGLEAMTPIGRAKAAGTLAASAPFALDVKGELAGTRNGAGYRATVAAKGTLAKLEVTLAASEGGLSGTGSAMLEPFASVPLRKLSAKLHGVDLAAFFASSHTMLAVEADLAPSKDAILAGTVKVANTAIGPLDQQRLPIASATAQLAIERNRIEAKKLALSFSGGGRAEGQAVWAGGNLDASLAVKDLDLLAWHSSLKATKLAGTLTAVATAEAQSFGVALADPRFEIRGDARIADGRLTVERVRLARGAAFAQASGSLDLRGGREFQASGRIERLDPAAFANVPAGDVNASFAAKGNLAKGPVGEVTLEIAKSRFAGLAAVGRVAIVTDGARLSRTEADVSLGATRLVAAGALGRAGDSLEVKLASPDLAPLGRAFGLVLGGRVDLDARVSGEFTALSGHAWLDATDLALPGAIRVAKVTSRIELGSGDQGAANGHVDLRGVARGADKEALVESVVLEIKGTRSSHEIRVESAFPDKFSVRALLDGGIVPGARLPEWRGRLESLDIAGRTAFALSAPATLVAGADRIELGEAVFVGEPGQVRLAVTSWTPAGIQTRGSSSALVIRTIRQILNVQGEVGSSLVLAGDWDLRIGETVDGFVSIRRDRGDVRVGEPRVGLGLETLALRADASAGRVKATADIRGTQAGQWKAEASVTLRRGDEGWEVSPVAPVEGHFTVDVPDLAWTAAWIGPEARVRGRLAGEGTLAGTLREPTWSGRLEATGLAVREPTLGAEVADGTIAILLKDREARIERFTLSMPWQPSEEAARAISAVKYPATGTVTAEGAIDLGTRKGTIRVKALGYPLTRLATRFLAVSGEGRAELDGNSTVMTGEFTADAGWFGIPGSAPPSLSDDVIVIRGSQAPLVARDAEHTRMDLRVNLGEHLHFRGRGLSTRLAGSLRLAGELGVNLRTTGTIRAVGGTYDAYGRTLTLERGALNFQGPVDNPGINILALRKGLAVEAGVEVLGTVARPKVRLVSSPEVPEAEKLAWLVLGRGRGDVSAADAATLVGAASTLLGEGALPTAKLIGGLGLDEVSVGSGLAWGPRGTAPEHHRGTDRRNVGSRGGHRGQAPLRRYPCVLPPGPGGCGRIAECGLATHAKPAAHPARRLPSRCGYRLPLHLRLKTPGDRPSRPFGRHA
- a CDS encoding Na+/H+ antiporter; this encodes MAVVQLTLALLLLTAAAGAFFRYSRLPLPVFLVVVGAAASFLPGLEAVGVDPEFFLLLFIPPILFADARMLPRRDLLHVLRPVLLLALGLVVLTVVTVGYFIHWLIPSIPLAVAFTLGAIVSPTDAVATVATTTALPLPNRVMHIVNAESLLNDATGLVAFKLAVAAAAAASTVSMNEVTGQFVILSGGGVCVGIIIEWSGRKLRERLLRFEADDQMLQTLLAVLVPYAAYLTAESLHVSGILAVVASGLWAGGQEVKGLSPEGRRHAREVWRMLSYTFNGLVFVLLGLQLRHMLAAVGHYDAGALAFYAFALWALLMVLRIGWVWASAHVRFRLHWGWAGGESGPDSRRMFLVSWAAVRGSITLAAALSVPILTMSGAPFPERELVVFLAAATIILTLALNGVPLPWIIRKLKARSDAREKPDENAARAEVARAAIAAVTAAQQSLADPEDVAFARQLVERYEDKVALREADPQQATRLAERIAVARRLRLSAIEAERSRLHEMHAADEINDEVLLTIEAELDEREVVTSQSPDRG
- a CDS encoding DUF302 domain-containing protein, whose amino-acid sequence is MSNVKKGNYGYSRTVALSYEQAVERVTATLKEQGFGILTEIDVKATLKKKIDKDFTKYVILGACNPGFAFQALSSEIDIGLLLPCNVTVYENPADGKTVVSVLDPETMVTLTGRADIEPMARQVREKVVAAIEAI
- a CDS encoding long-chain-fatty-acid--CoA ligase; the encoded protein is MGRHRLEHAPPALVQVGSIEILHDDARDAVARAREAGIAVELEVWNGLPHVWHAVAHLPEARQAVARIGRFIRRAVPDKLQALPSPPPSAGTMPMLGLMQKAPLLISSLIRHADRHHGDVEIVSRRVEGDLHRTTYRELHRRSQKLANALDALGVGPGDVVGTLAWNGYRHMELYYGVSGKGAVLHTINPRLAPDQVAWIANHAQDKALFFDLTFLPIIERMAPHFRTVKAFVAMTDRAHMPPGSPIPNLLCYEELLDAARDGYHWPVFDENQASSICFTSGTTGNPKGTVYSHRSTMLHTFAIALPDALNVSARDVVLPVVPMFHVNAWGLPYACAMVGARLVFPGPALDGKSVYELIEAEKVTVSAGVPTVWQGLLNHTGLHHLKFSTMRRTVVGGAALPPAMLRLFEEQYGVAALHAWGMTEMSPLGTANAPRPRHADLDPEERYRIKAKQGRAVFGVDMRIVDADGKELPWDGNAFGDLQVRGPWILREYLEGDGGDPLVTDAQGLQWFPTGDVATIDAEGYMQITDRSKDVIKSGGEWISSIEIENVAVSHPAVAMAACIGLKHPKWDERPLVVVMRKPDAPVTREELLALYQDRVAKWQVPDDVVFVDAIPLGATGKVQKNKLREQFRDHFFRQD